From one Equus asinus isolate D_3611 breed Donkey chromosome 5, EquAss-T2T_v2, whole genome shotgun sequence genomic stretch:
- the BTBD19 gene encoding BTB/POZ domain-containing protein 19 isoform X2, protein MEIPGLVVHGESAPFSTALRSLINNPLYSDVRFVVGQERQEVFAHRCLLACRCNFFQRLLGPELGPGLPSPVVLSTVPAEAFLAVLEFLYTNSVKLHRHSVLEVLTAALEYGLEELRELCLEFVVKVLDVELVCEALQVAVTFGLGLLQERCIAFIEAHSQEALRTRGFLELSAPALLPLLRSDKLCVDEAELVLAARSWARVGAAVLERPVAEVAAPVVQELRLALLAPAELSALEEQNRQEPLIPVRTRGTDSDLLSSVGNGAGDAAQGLRGEGALRDTTMTGLPLQVEQIVEAWKCHALRRGDAARGARCRRRRGTLPREHHRFLDLPFK, encoded by the exons tGATGTTCGCTTTGTGGTCGGTCAAGAACGGCAGGAGGTGTTTGCCCACCGGTGCTTATTGGCCTGTAGATGCAACTTCTTCCAGCGACTTCTGGGCCCAGAGCTGGGCCCCGGGCTGCCTAGCCCCGTGGTCCTAAGCACTGTGCCAGCCGAGGCCTTCCTGGCAGTGCTGGAGTTCCTGTACACCAACAGTGTCAAGCTGCACCGCCACTCT GTGCTGGAGGTGCTGACTGCGGCTTTGGAGTATGGGCTGGAGGAACTGCGTGAG CTGTGCCTGGAGTTTGTGGTGAAGGTGCTGGATGTGGAGCTGGTTTGTGAGGCCCTGCAG GTTGCCGTAACTTTTGGCCTGGGGCTGCTGCAGGAGCGTTGCATAGCCTTCATAGAGGCCCACAGCCAG GAGGCGCTCAGAACCCGCGGCTTCCTGGAGCTGTCGGCACCCGCGTTGCTGCCCCTGCTGCGCAGCGACAAGCTCTGTGTGGACGAGGCTGAGCTGGTCCTGGCGGCCCGGAGCTGGGCGCGCGTGGGCGCG GCAGTGCTGGAGAGGCCTGTGGCCGAGGTGGCGGCCCCAGTGGTGCAGGAGCTGAGATTGGCCTTGCTGGCCCCGGCGGAGCTGAGCGCCCTGGAAGAGCAGAACCGGCAGGAACCGCTCATCCCGGTGCGGACGCGGGGAACAGACTCAGATCTCCTCAGCAGCGTGGGGAACGGCGCAGGGGACGCGGCCCAGGGTCTGCGGGGTGAGGGGGCACTGCGGGACACCACGATGACCGGCCTTCCCCTGCAGGTGGAGCAGATCGTGGAGGCGTGGAAGTGCCACGCTCTGCGGAGAGGGGATGCGGCCCGGGGCGCCCGGTGCCGCCGCCGGAGAGGAACCCTGCCCCGGGAGCATCACCGCTTTTTGGATCTGCCCTTTAAGTGA
- the BTBD19 gene encoding BTB/POZ domain-containing protein 19 isoform X1: protein MEIPGLVVHGESAPFSTALRSLINNPLYSDVRFVVGQERQEVFAHRCLLACRCNFFQRLLGPELGPGLPSPVVLSTVPAEAFLAVLEFLYTNSVKLHRHSVSPSGRGLGGEGGDGLRDKGNSLPFRQPPPLQVLEVLTAALEYGLEELRELCLEFVVKVLDVELVCEALQVAVTFGLGLLQERCIAFIEAHSQEALRTRGFLELSAPALLPLLRSDKLCVDEAELVLAARSWARVGAAVLERPVAEVAAPVVQELRLALLAPAELSALEEQNRQEPLIPVRTRGTDSDLLSSVGNGAGDAAQGLRGEGALRDTTMTGLPLQVEQIVEAWKCHALRRGDAARGARCRRRRGTLPREHHRFLDLPFK, encoded by the exons tGATGTTCGCTTTGTGGTCGGTCAAGAACGGCAGGAGGTGTTTGCCCACCGGTGCTTATTGGCCTGTAGATGCAACTTCTTCCAGCGACTTCTGGGCCCAGAGCTGGGCCCCGGGCTGCCTAGCCCCGTGGTCCTAAGCACTGTGCCAGCCGAGGCCTTCCTGGCAGTGCTGGAGTTCCTGTACACCAACAGTGTCAAGCTGCACCGCCACTCTGTGAGCCCATCGGGCAGAGGGCTGGGTGGCGAGGGAGGCGATGGGCTGAGGGACAAGGGGAACTCCCTTCCTTTCCGGCAACCACCCCCTCTGCAGGTGCTGGAGGTGCTGACTGCGGCTTTGGAGTATGGGCTGGAGGAACTGCGTGAG CTGTGCCTGGAGTTTGTGGTGAAGGTGCTGGATGTGGAGCTGGTTTGTGAGGCCCTGCAG GTTGCCGTAACTTTTGGCCTGGGGCTGCTGCAGGAGCGTTGCATAGCCTTCATAGAGGCCCACAGCCAG GAGGCGCTCAGAACCCGCGGCTTCCTGGAGCTGTCGGCACCCGCGTTGCTGCCCCTGCTGCGCAGCGACAAGCTCTGTGTGGACGAGGCTGAGCTGGTCCTGGCGGCCCGGAGCTGGGCGCGCGTGGGCGCG GCAGTGCTGGAGAGGCCTGTGGCCGAGGTGGCGGCCCCAGTGGTGCAGGAGCTGAGATTGGCCTTGCTGGCCCCGGCGGAGCTGAGCGCCCTGGAAGAGCAGAACCGGCAGGAACCGCTCATCCCGGTGCGGACGCGGGGAACAGACTCAGATCTCCTCAGCAGCGTGGGGAACGGCGCAGGGGACGCGGCCCAGGGTCTGCGGGGTGAGGGGGCACTGCGGGACACCACGATGACCGGCCTTCCCCTGCAGGTGGAGCAGATCGTGGAGGCGTGGAAGTGCCACGCTCTGCGGAGAGGGGATGCGGCCCGGGGCGCCCGGTGCCGCCGCCGGAGAGGAACCCTGCCCCGGGAGCATCACCGCTTTTTGGATCTGCCCTTTAAGTGA
- the BTBD19 gene encoding BTB/POZ domain-containing protein 19 isoform X4, whose translation MEIPGLVVHGESAPFSTALRSLINNPLYSDVRFVVGQERQEVFAHRCLLACRCNFFQRLLGPELGPGLPSPVVLSTVPAEAFLAVLEFLYTNSVKLHRHSVLEVLTAALEYGLEELRELCLEFVVKVLDVELVCEALQVAVTFGLGLLQERCIAFIEAHSQEALRTRGFLELSAPALLPLLRSDKLCVDEAELVLAARSWARVGAAVLERPVAEVAAPVVQELRLALLAPAELSALEEQNRQEPLIPVEQIVEAWKCHALRRGDAARGARCRRRRGTLPREHHRFLDLPFK comes from the exons tGATGTTCGCTTTGTGGTCGGTCAAGAACGGCAGGAGGTGTTTGCCCACCGGTGCTTATTGGCCTGTAGATGCAACTTCTTCCAGCGACTTCTGGGCCCAGAGCTGGGCCCCGGGCTGCCTAGCCCCGTGGTCCTAAGCACTGTGCCAGCCGAGGCCTTCCTGGCAGTGCTGGAGTTCCTGTACACCAACAGTGTCAAGCTGCACCGCCACTCT GTGCTGGAGGTGCTGACTGCGGCTTTGGAGTATGGGCTGGAGGAACTGCGTGAG CTGTGCCTGGAGTTTGTGGTGAAGGTGCTGGATGTGGAGCTGGTTTGTGAGGCCCTGCAG GTTGCCGTAACTTTTGGCCTGGGGCTGCTGCAGGAGCGTTGCATAGCCTTCATAGAGGCCCACAGCCAG GAGGCGCTCAGAACCCGCGGCTTCCTGGAGCTGTCGGCACCCGCGTTGCTGCCCCTGCTGCGCAGCGACAAGCTCTGTGTGGACGAGGCTGAGCTGGTCCTGGCGGCCCGGAGCTGGGCGCGCGTGGGCGCG GCAGTGCTGGAGAGGCCTGTGGCCGAGGTGGCGGCCCCAGTGGTGCAGGAGCTGAGATTGGCCTTGCTGGCCCCGGCGGAGCTGAGCGCCCTGGAAGAGCAGAACCGGCAGGAACCGCTCATCCCG GTGGAGCAGATCGTGGAGGCGTGGAAGTGCCACGCTCTGCGGAGAGGGGATGCGGCCCGGGGCGCCCGGTGCCGCCGCCGGAGAGGAACCCTGCCCCGGGAGCATCACCGCTTTTTGGATCTGCCCTTTAAGTGA
- the BTBD19 gene encoding BTB/POZ domain-containing protein 19 isoform X3 has product MEIPGLVVHGESAPFSTALRSLINNPLYSDVRFVVGQERQEVFAHRCLLACRCNFFQRLLGPELGPGLPSPVVLSTVPAEAFLAVLEFLYTNSVKLHRHSVSPSGRGLGGEGGDGLRDKGNSLPFRQPPPLQVLEVLTAALEYGLEELRELCLEFVVKVLDVELVCEALQVAVTFGLGLLQERCIAFIEAHSQEALRTRGFLELSAPALLPLLRSDKLCVDEAELVLAARSWARVGAAVLERPVAEVAAPVVQELRLALLAPAELSALEEQNRQEPLIPVEQIVEAWKCHALRRGDAARGARCRRRRGTLPREHHRFLDLPFK; this is encoded by the exons tGATGTTCGCTTTGTGGTCGGTCAAGAACGGCAGGAGGTGTTTGCCCACCGGTGCTTATTGGCCTGTAGATGCAACTTCTTCCAGCGACTTCTGGGCCCAGAGCTGGGCCCCGGGCTGCCTAGCCCCGTGGTCCTAAGCACTGTGCCAGCCGAGGCCTTCCTGGCAGTGCTGGAGTTCCTGTACACCAACAGTGTCAAGCTGCACCGCCACTCTGTGAGCCCATCGGGCAGAGGGCTGGGTGGCGAGGGAGGCGATGGGCTGAGGGACAAGGGGAACTCCCTTCCTTTCCGGCAACCACCCCCTCTGCAGGTGCTGGAGGTGCTGACTGCGGCTTTGGAGTATGGGCTGGAGGAACTGCGTGAG CTGTGCCTGGAGTTTGTGGTGAAGGTGCTGGATGTGGAGCTGGTTTGTGAGGCCCTGCAG GTTGCCGTAACTTTTGGCCTGGGGCTGCTGCAGGAGCGTTGCATAGCCTTCATAGAGGCCCACAGCCAG GAGGCGCTCAGAACCCGCGGCTTCCTGGAGCTGTCGGCACCCGCGTTGCTGCCCCTGCTGCGCAGCGACAAGCTCTGTGTGGACGAGGCTGAGCTGGTCCTGGCGGCCCGGAGCTGGGCGCGCGTGGGCGCG GCAGTGCTGGAGAGGCCTGTGGCCGAGGTGGCGGCCCCAGTGGTGCAGGAGCTGAGATTGGCCTTGCTGGCCCCGGCGGAGCTGAGCGCCCTGGAAGAGCAGAACCGGCAGGAACCGCTCATCCCG GTGGAGCAGATCGTGGAGGCGTGGAAGTGCCACGCTCTGCGGAGAGGGGATGCGGCCCGGGGCGCCCGGTGCCGCCGCCGGAGAGGAACCCTGCCCCGGGAGCATCACCGCTTTTTGGATCTGCCCTTTAAGTGA